A stretch of Petrotoga mexicana DSM 14811 DNA encodes these proteins:
- the hisF gene encoding imidazole glycerol phosphate synthase subunit HisF, with protein sequence MLTKRIVAALDIKEGRVVKGVQFENIQDAGDPVQLAKKYEKDGVDEIVFLDITASKEKRNILKNLVEEVAKELFIPFTVGGGLKTVEQMVEIIKCGADKAFINTAAVENPNLIKESSKIIGSSNVVVAIDAKKDVESEKYYVYTHGGSKKTDLEAVEWARKCQDLGAGELLVTSMNTDGVKKGYDLNLTKQIVDAVEIPVIASGGAGEVKDFIDVFQIGADAALAASIFHYGIYTAKDLKIQLKKVGINVRL encoded by the coding sequence ATGTTGACAAAAAGAATAGTAGCAGCCTTGGATATAAAGGAAGGAAGAGTCGTAAAGGGAGTACAATTTGAGAATATACAGGACGCAGGAGATCCAGTACAACTTGCCAAAAAATATGAAAAAGATGGGGTTGATGAGATCGTATTCTTAGATATAACGGCCTCTAAAGAAAAACGTAATATACTCAAAAATCTTGTTGAGGAAGTTGCCAAAGAACTATTCATTCCTTTCACCGTGGGTGGTGGATTAAAAACAGTTGAACAAATGGTAGAAATAATAAAATGTGGAGCTGATAAAGCGTTTATAAATACAGCTGCCGTTGAAAATCCAAATTTAATTAAAGAAAGTTCAAAAATTATAGGGAGCTCTAACGTAGTAGTTGCAATAGATGCAAAAAAAGACGTCGAAAGTGAAAAGTACTATGTATACACACACGGAGGAAGTAAAAAAACGGATTTAGAAGCTGTTGAGTGGGCTAGAAAGTGTCAAGACTTGGGAGCAGGGGAACTACTGGTTACTTCTATGAACACCGATGGTGTAAAAAAAGGGTATGACTTGAATTTAACCAAACAAATAGTTGATGCTGTAGAAATCCCAGTTATCGCCTCAGGTGGAGCGGGAGAAGTTAAAGATTTTATAGATGTTTTTCAAATAGGTGCAGATGCTGCTCTTGCTGCATCCATATTCCATTATGGTATCTACACTGCAAAAGACCTCAAAATTCAATTGAAGAAGGTGGGAATAAATGTTAGATTATAA
- the hisA gene encoding 1-(5-phosphoribosyl)-5-((5-phosphoribosylamino)methylideneamino)imidazole-4-carboxamide isomerase, which translates to MNKKAVRLYKGSKNEIKEYGDPVEIAKEFSKYVDLIHIVDLDGAFEGSVKNLDVVKQIIKKTGLKVELGGGLRTFESIKNAYEIGVTYVIIGTAAFNLEFLEKVTSAFNNITISLDVENGTLKTKGWLENSQINLEDAFSIFKKYTNRFIYTDTSKDGTLEGVSLNIKRFWQDEEIIYAGGVSKKEDLKKLENIGFDGAIIGKALYEGKINLQELRGEQ; encoded by the coding sequence ATGAATAAAAAAGCGGTAAGACTCTATAAAGGTAGCAAAAATGAAATAAAAGAATACGGAGATCCCGTAGAAATAGCCAAAGAATTTTCAAAATATGTCGATCTGATTCATATTGTCGACTTAGATGGTGCTTTTGAAGGTTCTGTAAAAAACTTAGATGTTGTAAAACAAATAATCAAAAAAACCGGGTTGAAAGTTGAACTGGGTGGAGGATTAAGGACTTTTGAAAGCATTAAAAATGCCTACGAAATAGGTGTTACTTATGTGATCATAGGTACAGCAGCCTTTAACTTAGAATTCTTAGAAAAAGTTACCAGTGCTTTCAACAATATAACCATAAGTTTGGATGTCGAGAACGGAACTTTAAAAACAAAAGGTTGGTTGGAAAACTCACAAATTAACTTAGAAGATGCTTTTTCTATTTTTAAAAAGTACACCAACAGATTCATATATACAGACACAAGCAAAGATGGAACTTTAGAAGGTGTTTCTTTAAACATAAAAAGATTCTGGCAAGATGAGGAAATAATATACGCCGGGGGTGTAAGTAAAAAAGAAGATTTAAAAAAATTGGAAAATATAGGTTTCGATGGGGCTATAATAGGAAAAGCTCTTTACGAAGGTAAAATCAATCTGCAGGAGTTAAGAGGTGAACAATAA
- a CDS encoding NAD(P)H-dependent flavin oxidoreductase, translating into MNLINILNINGLVPKLPIIQGGMSVGISLDNLASAVANAGGIGVIGTAGIGLIENPQTRKVKEANIEGLKKVIRKAREKTKGIIGVNIMTVLTDYKELVKTAIKEEIDLIISGAGLPLNLPEFLDAKSKTRLVPIVSSLKAAQVIFKKWWMKYNYIPDAFIVEGPKAGGHLGFKKVDLENPQFQLEVTVPQIVDFCEEIKKEYNKEVPVIAAGGIDTPEKVKEIFSLGAKGIQVGTPFIATQECDADIRFKEALINAKEEDIVIIESPVGLPGRAIKNKFIEDVSKGIKKPFKCPYHCIKTCNFVDTPYCIAQALLNAAKGNLDDGFVFSGKYGYKIDKITTVQEVINYLFEINIDKAKESSPQRS; encoded by the coding sequence GTGAATCTTATAAATATTTTAAACATCAATGGTTTAGTTCCAAAGTTGCCTATAATCCAAGGGGGTATGTCCGTTGGTATTTCTCTTGATAATTTAGCATCAGCGGTAGCAAACGCTGGAGGGATTGGAGTAATAGGTACTGCGGGAATCGGCTTAATCGAAAATCCTCAAACAAGAAAAGTAAAAGAAGCGAATATAGAAGGTCTTAAAAAGGTTATTAGAAAGGCAAGGGAAAAGACAAAGGGAATAATTGGTGTTAATATAATGACTGTTTTGACTGATTATAAAGAGCTTGTGAAAACAGCGATAAAAGAAGAAATAGATTTAATAATATCTGGAGCAGGGTTACCTTTAAATTTACCTGAATTTCTAGATGCAAAATCTAAAACAAGGTTAGTTCCTATAGTTTCTTCTTTAAAAGCTGCCCAGGTGATATTCAAAAAATGGTGGATGAAATATAATTACATTCCTGATGCATTTATTGTGGAAGGTCCAAAAGCTGGAGGACATTTGGGATTTAAAAAGGTGGATCTAGAGAATCCTCAATTTCAACTCGAAGTTACCGTTCCTCAGATAGTAGATTTCTGTGAGGAAATTAAAAAAGAATACAATAAAGAAGTACCCGTAATAGCCGCCGGTGGTATAGACACACCTGAAAAAGTAAAAGAAATTTTTTCGTTGGGGGCGAAGGGAATACAAGTTGGAACTCCTTTTATTGCCACCCAAGAGTGTGATGCCGATATAAGATTTAAAGAGGCTTTGATAAATGCCAAAGAAGAAGATATTGTAATAATTGAAAGTCCAGTAGGTCTTCCTGGAAGAGCTATCAAAAACAAATTTATAGAAGATGTTTCAAAAGGAATTAAAAAGCCTTTCAAATGCCCTTATCACTGTATTAAAACGTGTAATTTTGTTGACACCCCTTATTGTATAGCCCAAGCTCTACTTAACGCAGCAAAGGGGAATTTAGATGACGGATTTGTTTTTAGCGGTAAATACGGTTACAAAATCGATAAAATTACAACCGTACAAGAGGTAATAAACTATCTTTTTGAAATCAACATAGATAAAGCGAAAGAGTCATCTCCTCAACGTTCATAG
- the obgE gene encoding GTPase ObgE yields the protein MIGDFADEVNIKVIAGKGGDGAVSFRREKYVEKGGPDGGDGGDGGSIIIKSSLNKNTLVDFKYKKIFRAKNGENGKNKNKAGKAGENVLIEVPVGTCVYDLETNELLSDLKAPEQYLVVARGGKGGRGNARFATSTLQIPRIAEKGVKGESKNLKLVLKIVADVGLIGYPNVGKSTLISRISNAKVEIADYPFTTIVPNLGVVKIDTGYSFVVADIPGLIEGAHMGKGLGDQFLRHIERCSVLVHLIDISCFERDDPVEDYILIRKELESFSHILSKKKEIIVANKIDAIEKDTLEKRLADFKNRSGKDIFPISAYTGENIQELITMVWNHISKEKIEQQKFFQKRLKSTVTEKIKIQPVSYEPDPFIKINVIKWDNETFEIVGDGIEKLLTRYDINQKDSRLLILNTLEKNGLNKILRNAGVKEGDTVYIGNFAFEYIP from the coding sequence TTGATTGGTGATTTTGCAGATGAAGTGAATATCAAAGTAATTGCTGGAAAAGGAGGGGATGGAGCGGTAAGCTTTAGAAGAGAAAAATACGTAGAAAAAGGTGGGCCAGATGGCGGAGACGGAGGAGATGGTGGTTCGATTATCATCAAATCATCGCTCAATAAAAATACCTTGGTAGATTTTAAATACAAAAAAATTTTTAGAGCAAAAAACGGGGAAAACGGTAAAAATAAAAACAAAGCTGGAAAAGCCGGAGAAAATGTTTTGATTGAGGTACCTGTAGGTACTTGTGTCTATGATCTTGAAACCAACGAATTACTTTCAGATTTAAAAGCACCAGAACAATATCTGGTTGTTGCTCGTGGAGGTAAAGGTGGGAGAGGAAATGCAAGATTTGCAACTTCAACTTTGCAGATTCCAAGGATAGCTGAAAAAGGTGTGAAAGGTGAATCTAAAAATCTAAAGCTCGTCTTAAAAATTGTCGCAGATGTAGGCTTGATTGGTTATCCTAACGTGGGTAAATCAACATTAATTTCAAGGATTTCAAACGCCAAGGTGGAAATCGCTGATTACCCTTTTACAACTATAGTTCCAAATTTAGGCGTAGTAAAAATCGACACAGGTTATTCTTTTGTAGTAGCTGATATCCCAGGACTTATAGAGGGAGCCCATATGGGAAAAGGCTTAGGCGATCAATTCCTAAGACATATTGAAAGATGTTCTGTTTTAGTACATCTTATCGATATATCTTGTTTTGAAAGAGATGACCCGGTAGAGGATTATATACTCATTAGAAAAGAATTAGAGTCTTTTTCTCATATTCTTTCGAAAAAGAAAGAGATTATTGTTGCAAATAAGATAGATGCCATAGAGAAAGACACCCTTGAAAAAAGATTAGCAGATTTCAAAAATAGATCGGGTAAAGATATTTTCCCTATTTCTGCTTATACTGGTGAAAACATTCAAGAGCTCATAACTATGGTATGGAATCATATAAGTAAAGAAAAAATTGAGCAACAAAAGTTTTTCCAAAAAAGGTTGAAATCCACTGTGACAGAAAAAATAAAAATACAACCCGTCAGCTATGAACCTGATCCTTTTATAAAAATCAACGTTATAAAATGGGATAACGAAACGTTTGAAATAGTTGGAGATGGTATCGAAAAGTTGTTAACTAGATACGATATCAACCAAAAGGATTCTCGTCTGTTAATTTTAAATACATTAGAGAAAAATGGATTGAATAAAATTTTAAGAAATGCAGGAGTTAAAGAAGGAGATACGGTGTACATTGGAAATTTTGCTTTTGAATATATACCATAA
- the hisC gene encoding histidinol-phosphate transaminase, which produces MKFNPILESFEEYKPSNTNINEGFIDLSKNENPFDLSLDFKKIFFQKITETNINRYPELTADNIRQKIATFLNSYFSRYNIDLDMNNIVVGNGSDEMISYLVKIFAGNEVIVCPPTFEMYEFYSLLNGFSVKKIPLNTNYEIKDIDKAVDDQTGMIFICSPNNPTGNLQPQKEIVKALKTGVPVIVDEAYADFSKTSMIQYLKDYPNLIILKTFSKAFGLAGIRAGILIANEEIVKQIMKIKSPYSFNVLTEKMVETIIENYNLISEKIDYIIEERNKLSKGLGRVALKSDANFILLDFDKIEGITAKAVYNYFLENKILLRKYSGTLENKIRVTVGTKEENQKFLTLFKELISNYDKQIKSYEH; this is translated from the coding sequence TTGAAATTCAACCCAATTTTAGAAAGTTTTGAGGAATACAAACCTTCTAATACTAATATCAATGAAGGGTTCATAGACCTCAGCAAAAATGAAAATCCCTTCGATCTTTCTTTAGACTTTAAAAAGATCTTTTTCCAAAAGATAACAGAAACAAACATAAATCGGTATCCCGAATTAACCGCTGACAACATCAGACAAAAAATAGCGACTTTCTTAAACTCATATTTTTCAAGATATAATATAGATCTTGACATGAATAACATAGTGGTTGGAAATGGCAGCGACGAGATGATTTCTTACTTGGTTAAAATCTTTGCTGGAAACGAGGTAATAGTTTGTCCGCCTACATTTGAAATGTACGAATTTTATTCTCTACTCAACGGTTTTTCAGTGAAAAAAATCCCTTTGAATACCAATTACGAAATAAAAGACATAGATAAAGCCGTAGATGATCAAACGGGTATGATATTTATCTGTTCTCCAAACAATCCTACAGGAAACTTGCAACCCCAAAAAGAGATCGTAAAAGCTTTAAAAACAGGGGTCCCTGTAATTGTAGATGAAGCATATGCGGATTTCTCAAAAACAAGCATGATACAATATTTAAAAGACTACCCAAATCTTATAATATTAAAAACATTTTCCAAAGCGTTCGGATTGGCAGGTATTAGAGCAGGTATCTTAATCGCCAACGAAGAAATAGTTAAACAAATAATGAAAATAAAATCTCCTTATAGTTTCAACGTATTAACTGAAAAGATGGTGGAAACCATAATAGAAAATTATAATCTCATTTCAGAAAAAATTGATTACATCATCGAAGAAAGAAATAAGCTTTCAAAAGGGCTTGGACGAGTCGCCTTAAAAAGTGATGCTAATTTTATACTGTTGGATTTTGATAAAATAGAAGGTATAACAGCCAAAGCCGTTTACAACTACTTTTTAGAAAATAAAATACTTTTGAGAAAATACTCTGGGACTTTAGAAAATAAAATTCGAGTAACCGTTGGAACCAAAGAAGAAAATCAAAAGTTCCTAACGCTTTTTAAAGAATTAATCAGTAATTATGATAAACAGATTAAGTCTTATGAACATTAA
- a CDS encoding MFS transporter — protein MEQKKKSVFWNKNLLIVFGVTLMAVLGVSSISPIFPVLIEEFGISESQVGLLITFFTLPGVILTPIFGILADRYGRKMILIPSLLLFGIAGFLCGFSKNFPILLFLRFFQGIGAASLGALNVTIIGDLFYGEDRVKAMGYNASVLNIGTAIYPSIGGALSLLGWNFPFFLPILAIPIGILALFLLEDTSVRNDESIKDYFFNLIKSVRNAKIILLFIGGLSTFIILYGVHLSYFPFLASHNFGLSPFLAGLLMSGMSFTTALGSSQLGKLGNKFNVKNLLIFSYLFYTLSLILTPFMQKAWQLLIPIIIFGIGHGINVPSIQTMIAELAPSEYRGALMSLNGMILRLGQTLGPIIMGFLYTFGGVNIVYFSGAIFAIGVFFLLLLLFNVHKT, from the coding sequence TTGGAGCAAAAAAAGAAATCAGTTTTTTGGAATAAAAATCTACTAATAGTTTTTGGTGTTACTTTGATGGCGGTTTTGGGGGTTTCAAGCATTTCTCCCATTTTTCCTGTTCTCATAGAAGAATTTGGAATATCTGAATCGCAAGTAGGCTTGCTAATAACTTTTTTTACGTTACCAGGTGTTATACTAACTCCTATATTCGGAATTTTAGCGGATAGATACGGAAGAAAAATGATTTTGATACCGTCTCTATTATTGTTTGGCATTGCTGGTTTTTTATGTGGATTTTCTAAAAATTTCCCAATTTTGCTATTTTTAAGATTTTTTCAGGGTATAGGCGCAGCTTCTTTAGGGGCTTTAAATGTTACTATTATAGGGGATCTATTTTATGGGGAAGATAGAGTCAAGGCTATGGGATACAACGCTAGTGTTTTGAATATCGGAACTGCGATTTATCCATCCATTGGAGGCGCACTTTCACTTTTAGGATGGAACTTTCCATTTTTTCTTCCGATTTTAGCTATTCCAATTGGGATTTTGGCATTATTTTTGTTAGAAGATACAAGTGTAAGGAACGACGAAAGCATAAAAGATTACTTTTTTAACCTTATAAAATCCGTAAGGAATGCAAAAATTATCTTACTTTTTATAGGTGGCCTTTCAACTTTCATTATCCTTTATGGAGTCCATTTGTCTTATTTTCCATTTTTAGCAAGTCACAACTTTGGATTGTCTCCTTTTCTTGCAGGACTTTTAATGTCTGGGATGTCTTTTACAACCGCTTTAGGTTCATCGCAACTCGGAAAGTTGGGGAATAAATTTAACGTTAAAAATTTATTGATATTTTCTTATTTGTTTTATACTTTATCTCTTATTTTGACACCTTTTATGCAAAAGGCATGGCAGTTGCTGATACCGATAATTATATTTGGAATAGGACATGGTATAAACGTCCCATCAATTCAGACTATGATAGCAGAATTGGCTCCTTCTGAGTACAGAGGAGCCTTAATGTCATTAAATGGAATGATTTTGAGACTAGGGCAAACATTAGGTCCTATAATAATGGGCTTTTTATACACTTTTGGTGGAGTGAATATAGTTTATTTTTCTGGCGCTATTTTTGCTATAGGGGTATTCTTCTTGTTATTATTGCTTTTTAATGTTCATAAGACTTAA
- the nadD gene encoding nicotinate (nicotinamide) nucleotide adenylyltransferase codes for MLFGGSFNPPHIGHRIIAEIAYDEFKPDRFLIVPSKNPPHKSIDFIANFDKRYSWCERVFFEHYFEVSDIENKLPSPSYTIRTIEYLMNFDKNIYLLIGEDSFKNFHKWYKWEEIVKKVKLVVYPRYFEEKSSYSVDFEYIKLESPIVEISSTEIRQRIKKGKTVKGLIDDKIIEEVLKEYN; via the coding sequence ATGCTTTTTGGCGGTAGTTTTAACCCTCCTCATATAGGTCATAGAATAATTGCTGAGATAGCTTATGATGAATTCAAACCTGATAGGTTTTTAATAGTGCCGTCTAAAAATCCCCCACACAAAAGTATAGATTTCATAGCAAATTTCGATAAGAGGTATTCTTGGTGTGAGAGGGTTTTTTTTGAACATTATTTCGAAGTAAGCGATATAGAAAATAAACTACCTTCACCATCATACACAATCAGGACCATAGAGTATTTAATGAATTTTGATAAAAATATTTATCTTTTGATCGGCGAAGACTCCTTTAAAAACTTTCACAAATGGTATAAATGGGAAGAAATAGTAAAAAAAGTAAAACTAGTAGTTTATCCCAGATATTTCGAAGAAAAAAGTTCCTACAGTGTAGATTTTGAGTATATAAAATTGGAAAGTCCTATTGTTGAAATTTCATCCACTGAAATCAGACAAAGGATCAAAAAGGGGAAAACTGTTAAAGGTTTGATAGATGATAAAATAATTGAAGAAGTTTTAAAAGAGTATAATTAA
- a CDS encoding cation diffusion facilitator family transporter, giving the protein MKKTLNEENFQINSKREKLAANASWMGIIINGVLAFFKLVISFITGSIAILADGIDTTTDIITSILTLIASKISSKPADESHPFGHERAETIVTKVLSLVIIYAGFQVLIGAIQSIITYSFSIYRPYLVLWISLISIFTKYFLYKYKFSVGNKIRNSSLVADALNMRNDILTSLSVFIGMIFYLTLNIMWVDSLVAIIVSVFIFRVGIKMFLETSDEFMGSSKELGEIYYNTLEAVEKVSKANNPHKIRVRKAGYVYFVELHIEVEGEMSVKEANEIASQVERELKKINPYIKDVIIHVEPIGNNEEEEFGFDKNSIKRIFDK; this is encoded by the coding sequence TTGAAAAAAACACTAAATGAAGAAAATTTTCAGATTAATTCAAAAAGAGAAAAATTAGCCGCAAATGCCTCCTGGATGGGAATAATAATAAATGGTGTCCTTGCTTTTTTTAAATTAGTTATATCTTTCATTACGGGGAGTATAGCGATTTTAGCTGATGGAATAGATACAACTACAGATATAATAACTTCCATACTAACTTTAATTGCATCGAAAATTTCAAGTAAGCCCGCAGATGAGAGTCATCCTTTTGGCCATGAACGAGCTGAGACGATAGTTACTAAGGTTTTATCTTTAGTGATTATTTACGCCGGTTTTCAAGTTCTTATAGGAGCTATTCAAAGTATAATAACTTATAGTTTTTCAATTTATAGGCCTTATTTAGTACTATGGATTTCTTTGATTTCGATATTTACCAAATATTTTTTATATAAGTATAAATTCTCCGTCGGAAATAAAATAAGAAATTCTTCTTTAGTGGCAGATGCTTTAAATATGAGAAATGACATTTTAACATCTTTGTCTGTTTTCATTGGTATGATATTTTACCTTACGTTAAACATAATGTGGGTGGATTCTTTAGTAGCTATTATTGTATCCGTGTTCATATTTAGAGTTGGAATAAAGATGTTTCTAGAGACCTCCGATGAGTTTATGGGTAGTTCGAAAGAATTAGGAGAAATTTATTACAATACTTTAGAAGCTGTTGAAAAAGTTAGCAAAGCCAATAATCCTCATAAAATCAGGGTGAGAAAAGCAGGATATGTTTATTTTGTCGAACTTCATATCGAAGTCGAAGGAGAGATGAGCGTAAAAGAAGCCAATGAAATAGCTTCGCAAGTTGAAAGGGAGTTAAAAAAAATAAATCCTTACATAAAAGATGTGATAATCCACGTAGAACCTATAGGGAACAACGAGGAAGAAGAATTTGGATTCGATAAAAATTCTATTAAAAGGATTTTTGATAAATAA
- a CDS encoding iron-containing alcohol dehydrogenase, translating to MLNFDFVSPTRIIFGKKTEEKVGEEIKKYSNKILFHYGQGSIKKTGLYDKVAKSLKNAGVEFVELGGVQPNPRLSLVRKGIEICKKENINFVLAVGGGSVIDSSKAIAAGMKYEGDVWELYEGKGTLKEALPVGVILTIPAAGSEASMGSVITNEDGWYKRAINYDVLRPVFAIMNPELTYTLPPFQTAVGTVDMLTHVMERYFTNTRHVELTDRLSEATMRTIIHNAPQALKDPYNYDVRAEIMWAGTVAHNGLLGTGREEDWATHDIEHEVSGIYDVAHGAGLAVLFPAWMKYVYRHDLNRFARYAVNVWNVEADFFNLEKTALEGINRLEKYYKEDLKLPITLKELKVPDDRFEEMAQKATERGPVGNFVKLYKEDVLNILKLAK from the coding sequence ATGTTGAATTTTGACTTTGTAAGTCCTACACGAATAATCTTCGGGAAAAAAACCGAGGAAAAGGTTGGGGAAGAAATAAAAAAGTACTCTAATAAAATTTTATTTCACTATGGGCAAGGAAGTATTAAAAAAACTGGTCTGTATGATAAAGTGGCAAAATCTTTGAAAAATGCAGGGGTTGAATTTGTTGAATTGGGTGGTGTTCAACCCAATCCCAGATTAAGTTTGGTGAGAAAAGGGATTGAAATCTGTAAAAAAGAAAATATTAATTTTGTACTGGCTGTAGGTGGAGGAAGTGTAATAGATTCTTCAAAGGCTATAGCAGCAGGAATGAAGTATGAAGGAGACGTTTGGGAATTGTACGAAGGGAAGGGAACTTTGAAAGAAGCACTGCCCGTTGGTGTCATTTTAACTATACCTGCTGCAGGTAGTGAAGCTAGTATGGGATCGGTTATTACAAATGAAGATGGATGGTATAAAAGAGCAATAAATTACGATGTTTTAAGACCGGTTTTTGCAATAATGAATCCTGAATTAACTTATACTCTGCCACCTTTTCAAACAGCCGTTGGAACGGTGGACATGTTAACCCACGTAATGGAAAGATACTTCACCAACACCCGGCATGTGGAATTAACGGATAGATTGAGTGAAGCTACAATGAGAACTATAATTCACAATGCACCTCAAGCCCTTAAAGATCCTTACAATTATGACGTCAGAGCTGAAATTATGTGGGCTGGTACCGTTGCTCATAACGGTTTATTAGGAACCGGAAGGGAAGAAGACTGGGCAACTCATGATATAGAACATGAAGTTAGTGGCATTTACGACGTTGCCCACGGAGCAGGTTTGGCTGTTTTATTCCCAGCTTGGATGAAATATGTTTATAGGCACGATTTAAACAGATTTGCTAGGTATGCTGTAAATGTTTGGAACGTTGAAGCTGATTTCTTCAACTTAGAAAAAACAGCTTTAGAGGGTATTAATAGACTTGAAAAATATTACAAAGAGGATTTAAAATTACCAATAACTTTGAAGGAATTGAAAGTCCCCGATGATAGATTCGAGGAAATGGCACAAAAGGCAACGGAAAGAGGACCTGTCGGTAATTTTGTAAAACTTTACAAGGAAGATGTTCTAAATATCTTAAAATTGGCAAAGTAA
- the hisIE gene encoding bifunctional phosphoribosyl-AMP cyclohydrolase/phosphoribosyl-ATP diphosphatase HisIE, with product MLDYKQIIDKLDWKKNNGLIPVIVQGLDGDVLTLGYTDKEALSKTLETGYVHYYSRSKERIRMKGETSGNYQKLKEVYVDCDNDTLLLKVDQTGPACHLGTKSCFRKIEQIDKLPDSNIDYSLDFLNQLKEIIKDRKKNPKEGSYTTYLFNEGKEKIYKKFGEEAVEVLVAPNRERTIYETADMIYHLLVLLTYEGIDIGEVVQELKKRHSPEGGKQS from the coding sequence ATGTTAGATTATAAACAAATAATAGACAAATTAGATTGGAAAAAAAACAATGGCCTCATACCTGTAATAGTTCAAGGTCTCGATGGCGACGTATTAACTTTAGGTTATACAGACAAAGAAGCTCTTAGTAAAACTCTAGAAACGGGATATGTTCATTATTACTCAAGAAGCAAAGAAAGAATCAGAATGAAAGGAGAAACAAGCGGGAACTATCAAAAATTGAAAGAAGTGTACGTAGATTGTGATAACGACACATTGCTCTTAAAAGTTGATCAAACAGGACCAGCTTGCCACTTAGGAACGAAAAGTTGTTTTAGAAAAATCGAACAAATTGATAAACTACCTGACTCTAATATAGATTACTCACTGGATTTTCTGAACCAATTAAAAGAAATTATAAAAGATAGGAAAAAGAACCCCAAAGAAGGATCTTATACAACTTATTTGTTTAATGAAGGAAAGGAAAAAATCTATAAAAAGTTTGGAGAAGAAGCGGTCGAAGTTTTGGTTGCTCCAAATAGAGAAAGAACCATATATGAAACCGCCGATATGATTTATCACTTGTTGGTGTTATTAACCTACGAAGGAATAGATATAGGAGAAGTTGTTCAAGAATTAAAAAAGAGACACTCGCCAGAGGGAGGTAAGCAAAGTTGA
- the hisH gene encoding imidazole glycerol phosphate synthase subunit HisH → MQKIVILNGGVGNFSNVQKAVGGIISNEINDIRTADKIILPGVGSFGIVSNNIIPLKDYILEHIDKNKPFLGICLGMQLLFESSEEDEGTGLSYLPGKVVKFKNMKVPHIGWNSVEFSKDSLIFRGIENGSFFYFVHSYYITTEDQYIISYTEYESRGKTCKFTSSVQKENVFGVQFHPEKSGEKGIKLLENFKNL, encoded by the coding sequence ATGCAGAAAATAGTCATATTAAATGGTGGGGTTGGTAACTTTTCAAACGTTCAAAAAGCTGTCGGAGGCATTATTAGTAATGAAATAAATGACATAAGAACCGCAGATAAAATCATACTACCCGGGGTAGGTTCTTTTGGAATAGTTTCGAATAATATAATTCCTCTAAAAGATTATATATTGGAACATATCGACAAAAACAAGCCTTTTCTAGGTATATGTTTAGGGATGCAACTGTTATTTGAAAGCAGTGAAGAAGATGAAGGCACTGGACTTTCTTATTTACCTGGAAAAGTGGTTAAGTTTAAAAACATGAAAGTTCCTCACATAGGTTGGAACAGTGTTGAATTTTCAAAAGATTCTCTGATTTTTCGAGGAATAGAAAATGGAAGTTTCTTCTATTTTGTACACTCTTATTACATAACAACTGAAGATCAATACATAATTTCATACACAGAATACGAAAGCAGAGGAAAAACCTGTAAATTCACATCAAGCGTACAAAAAGAAAACGTATTCGGTGTACAGTTCCATCCTGAAAAATCGGGCGAAAAAGGAATTAAATTATTAGAAAATTTCAAAAATTTATAG